A genomic segment from Oncorhynchus clarkii lewisi isolate Uvic-CL-2024 chromosome 14, UVic_Ocla_1.0, whole genome shotgun sequence encodes:
- the LOC139366602 gene encoding uncharacterized protein — MAELEAESLHFSVGILGISGGSLLLLVNNYGSSPEKSLIPHTALGVLLLIIAALLAYSGVRRSLSQSRLFSSVCLTVSALWGGSGLVYLLVGERVLGATELRTSLVPGLAAFTLALLILAIVSLFQREVVFFIITLSISLACGHQIAGLSSPGFGQSATAACYLLVTLVGAYFGCGRLLSFITRGRVEAPGTRLKKRRAGGQGSRGPEDCNDVVPVGLVMNLLSASVLACPLLAVVPQLSAGHVPWLWTAAVFQLGVCVLSYRAMDSLTATFYGFTSILHFTEGYRALLTAPSFSILPSSPVPFPVVFSVLFFILALFSCQKSLAEGLYQLFFVAYTIALAAQPSLSFQAGAQGVQAAIFVVSAVMLLITSYNMLANRIPTGEGMFKALVMRVSNLTLRPRDRQLHDPYLGYSRYADAEVLGHACSVLAAFSITSSVEERDPLVVLVLPWTVVAGGILQLLVGSVAFSRGKTLESTAFILYGVMWSVWGLTRYGGLYGDTRGFNVAVGIISFLLFNSLVTVGALFLNIAWFLYAATFHLIIISFLLDAVGALPYGYDIGVSIVFGLVSFYCFLSGLFNMTFLTPQLPLGRALVRLSGEGGGGRDTCPHVPARKATAVHQIAEIMKSGGICGMPTDTVYVLVAACNRPEAVEKAYRCKQQAQDRPMSLWVSSINQLEPVRSLLSPLLWDFMSAAWPSSISMVIPRGPWMEVFGLGESAKHIGTPQSIAIRNPDCAVATHLINLVGPIAVTSANPTGEADTTHHNQVYAKLGDKVDGVLCDGPSPENSASTVVDCTKIESGHIGFFRVGLIPKSQVLQIFEDVQKRHSHGQINPGFETDLTEPGPNLTDPQRHTEQHNTQSPESSPVPPATQSPAYIDTSPHPSDSPSPWVLTTTEDS, encoded by the exons ATGGCTGAGCTCGAGGCAGAATCGCTTCATTTCTCCGTGGGCATCCTCGGTATCTCCGGCG GTTCTCTACTGCTGCTGGTGAATAACTATGGCAGCTCTCCTGAAAAATCCCTCATACCCCATACTGCACTGGGGGTTCTACTGCTTATCATCGCTGCCCTCTTGGCCTACTCTG gTGTGCGACGCAGCTTGTCCCAGTCCCGTTTGTTCTCCAGTGTGTGTCTTACAGTGTCGGCCCTTTGGGGTGGATCCGGCCTGGTCTACCTGCTGGTTGGGGAGCGGGTGTTGGGGGCCACAGAGCTGAGGACCTCTCTGGTCCCTGGTCTTGCAGCCTTCACCCTGGCCCTCCTCATCCTGGCTATAGTCTCGCTCTTCCAGAGAGAG GTGGTCTTCTTTATCATCACCCTCTCTATCAGTCTGGCTTGTGGGCACCAAATCGCCGGTCTCTCCTCTCCGGGCTTCGGCCAGTCTGCCACCGCCGCCTGCTACCTGCTGGTCACTCTGGTGGGGGCGTACTTCGGCTGTGGCCGCCTGCTCTCCTTTATCACCCGAGGTAGAGTGGAGGCTCCTGGGACACGGCTGAAGAAGAGGAGGGCTGGGGGTCAGGGGTCCAGAGGTCCAGAGGACTGTAATGACGTGGTACCTGTAGGCCTGGTGATGAACCTCCTGTCTGCCAGTGTGTTAGCCTGCCCCCTACTGGCCGTGGTTCCTCAGCTCTCTGCGGGTCACGTCCCCTGGCTATGGACGGCTGCTGTATTCCAGCTGGGGGTGTGTGTCCTCTCCTACAGGGCCATGGACTCTCTGACAGCCACCTTCTATGGCTTCACCTCCATCCTACACTTCACTGAGGGCTACAGAGCTCTCCTCACAgctccctccttctccatcctcccctcctccccagttcCCTTCCCCGTtgtcttctctgttctgttcttcatCCTGGCTCTGTTCAGTTGTCAGAAGAGTCTAGCTGAGGGTCTGTATCAGCTGTTCTTCGTAGCGTATACCATCGCCCTCGCCGCCCAGCCATCCCTGTCCTTCCAGGCCGGGGCGCAGGGTGTACAGGCGGCAATCTTTGTCGTGTCAGCTGTGATGCTACTGATCACCTCCTACAACATGTTAGCCAATAGGATCCCTACGGGGGAGGGCATGTTCAAGGCCTTGGTGATGCGTGTCAGCAACCTGACGCTCCGCCCCCGTGACAGACAGCTCCACGACCCTTACCTGGGCTACTCCAGGTATGCGGACGCCGAGGTGTTGGGCCACGCCTGCTCCGTGCTCGCTGCCTTCTCCATCACGTCGTCCGTGGAGGAGCGGGACCCGCTGGTTGTGCTGGTGCTGCCTTGGACTGTGGTGGCTGGGGGCATCCTACAGCTGCTGGTCGGCTCTGTAGCCTTCTCCCGAG GTAAGACACTGGAGAGCACGGCATTCATCCTGTACGGTGTCATGTGGTCTGTCTGGGGGCTGACGCGGTACGGAGGTCTCTACGGTGACACCCGAGGTTTCAACGTAGCGGTCGGCATCATCAGCTTCCTGTTGTTCAACAGTCTGGTGACGGTAGGAGCTCTGTTCCTgaacatagcctggttcctctacgCCGCGACCTTTCACCTCATTATCATCTCCTTTCTGCTGGATGCCGTCGGAGCACTGCCTTATGGGTACGATATCGGCGTGTCTATCGTGTTCGGCCTGGTGTCTTTCTACTGCTTCCTGTCTGGTCTGTTCAACATGACCTTCCTGACCCCCCAGTTGCCCCTGGGAAGGGCCCTGGTTAGGCTGAgcggggaaggaggaggagggcgggACACGTGTCCACATGTCCCGGCACGCAAGGCCACCGCTGTTCACCAGATAGCAG agaTCATGAAGAGTGGGGGTATATGTGGGATGCCCACTGACACAGTATATGTACTGGTCGCAGCCTGTAACAGACCTGAGGCTGTGGAGAAGGCATACAG gTGTAAGCAGCAGGCCCAGGACCGGCCCATGTCTCTGTGGGTCTCCTCTATAAACCAGTTAGAACCGGTCAGatccctgctgtctcctctgctctgGGACTTCATGAGCGCTGCATGGCCCTCATCTATCAGCATGGTCATACCCAGGG GCCCGTGGATGGAGGTGTTTGGTCTGGGGGAATCAGCTAAACACATTGGAACCCCTCAGAGCATCGCTATCAGGAACCCAGACTGTGCAGTAGCTACTCATCTTATCAACCTG GTGGGTCCCATCGCTGTGACGTCAGCCAACCCCACAGGAGAAgcagacaccacacaccacaaccaGGTGTACGCCAAGCTGGGAGACAAG gtggatggtgtgttgtgTGATGGGCCGTCCCCTGAAAACAGTGCCTCCACTGTGGTCGACTGCACCAAGATAGAGAGCGGCCATATTGGATTCTTCAGAGTGGGCCTCATCCCCAAGTCCCAG GTGCTCCAGATCTTTGAAGACGTCCAGAAAAGGCACTCCCATGGCCAGATAAACCCTGGATTTGAAACAGACCTCACAGAGCCTGGCCCTAACCTGACAGACCCTCAGagacacacagaacaacacaatacacagtCCCCAGAATCCTCTCCAGTTCCACCAGCCACCCAGTCTCCTGCCTACATAGACACCTCTCCACATCCATCAGACTCCCCAAGCCCCTGGGTCCTGACGACTACTGAAGACTCCTAG